One part of the Bacteroidia bacterium genome encodes these proteins:
- a CDS encoding VCBS repeat-containing protein → MRYFSLLLLPIFLCLIPACDLATDELEVKQRFSLFSKLDSTDTGLNFINKVEDQKDFNVLTYRNFYNGGGVAIGDINNDGLPDVYFTANMAPNRLYLNKGNWEFEDISSKAGIRGEKAWSTGVSMVDINADGFLDIYVCNSGDIQGDNKENELFINQGDMTFVEKAADYGLNDKGFSTHASFFDYDLDGDLDCYILNNSFKDPNRIDLYKKAREETDEEGGDKLFRNDGDSFTDVTLEAGIYNSQIGFGLGVSVSDLNGDMFPDIYVSNDFWERDYLYINQGNGKFSEELPQRISQTSVSSMGADIADINNDGSPEVFSTDMLAGDNYRLKAMTVFDPYHLEDIKYRANYHYQILQNCLQLNDGNANFQEIGFMAGISATDWSWGALMFDFENDGWKDIFVANGIYHDIMYMDFTAFISDQANVKKIVEESGRADFRDFLPYLPSNPLSNFAFVNNRNLQFSSEADALGLGEASFSNGAAYGDLDLDGDLDLIVNNVNMPAFIYRNNSDSLKKNHFLKINFKGRKENPLGIGAKVKITHAGEKQELQHYTARGFESSVEPGLLFGLGKNTQIDELEVIWPDRKKEVLKNLRADQTIVLQHENATEDFRPANTKSKSLFTENSSMTFPEKAMHTENIYNDFNHELLLPHMLSTEGPRLLKGDVNGDGREDAVLLGAAGDPDKLYIQNTSSSFRFSPQEAFEMDKGVESTGGALADMDQDGDLDLLLGAGGNEYTKGIQNFLLRYYENDGKGNFSKQKEKTPPAGGNTSCIEVADFDADGDMDVFIGGRLVPGNYGLKPRSFLLRKDPTGWTDITTEFLGGLGMITDAVWVDQDQDNDLDLVVVGEWLGVTLLKNEGGKLQPPAMIPNSLGWWNCIEKADLDGDGDEDFVLGNWGLNSKFQASPDRPLSMFVKDFDQNGKSEFVINWFPPLDDKAYPFATKGDITTQLPHLKRSNLKFEEYAHKTFSDLFSEEEVRGGLAYKADYLQSAILWNEANGTPKLQALPIEAQVSPVFGIAIADMDGDEHLDIVLGGNFYALKPEVGRQDANFGVFLKGNSSKDFQYLSPEESGIYLRGEVRDMKVFKGKDNKPLLMVARNNDAVLTFKRN, encoded by the coding sequence ATGCGCTACTTTTCCTTACTCTTACTCCCCATATTTCTTTGCCTAATTCCAGCTTGTGATTTGGCGACAGATGAATTGGAAGTAAAACAGCGATTCAGCCTGTTCTCCAAACTGGATAGCACGGACACAGGTCTGAATTTTATCAATAAAGTTGAGGATCAGAAAGATTTCAATGTCCTGACCTACCGCAATTTTTACAATGGAGGTGGAGTCGCCATTGGAGATATCAATAATGACGGTTTGCCGGATGTATATTTTACGGCCAATATGGCTCCCAATAGACTCTACCTAAATAAAGGGAACTGGGAGTTTGAAGATATTAGTAGCAAGGCAGGAATAAGGGGAGAGAAAGCCTGGAGTACAGGGGTAAGTATGGTAGATATCAATGCCGATGGTTTTTTGGATATTTATGTCTGTAATTCGGGGGATATACAGGGCGATAATAAGGAAAACGAATTATTCATCAATCAGGGGGATATGACCTTTGTGGAAAAGGCCGCAGACTACGGCCTCAATGACAAAGGTTTTTCTACACATGCCTCCTTCTTTGACTATGACCTCGATGGTGATCTAGATTGTTATATCCTTAACAATAGCTTCAAAGACCCCAACCGCATAGACCTATACAAAAAAGCAAGAGAAGAAACAGACGAAGAAGGGGGAGATAAACTCTTCAGAAATGATGGGGACAGCTTTACCGATGTAACCCTGGAAGCTGGGATTTATAATAGCCAAATAGGATTTGGTCTGGGAGTTTCTGTGAGTGATCTTAATGGTGATATGTTCCCGGATATTTATGTGAGCAATGATTTTTGGGAAAGGGATTACCTCTACATCAATCAGGGAAATGGGAAGTTTTCAGAAGAATTGCCCCAACGCATAAGTCAAACCTCCGTCTCTTCTATGGGAGCCGATATAGCCGACATCAATAATGATGGCTCTCCAGAGGTATTTAGTACGGATATGCTGGCGGGAGATAATTACCGACTAAAAGCCATGACGGTTTTTGATCCTTATCACCTCGAAGACATAAAATACCGCGCCAATTACCATTACCAAATCCTCCAAAACTGCCTTCAACTCAATGATGGCAATGCCAACTTCCAGGAAATTGGTTTTATGGCAGGAATTTCTGCTACGGATTGGAGTTGGGGTGCTTTAATGTTTGACTTCGAAAATGATGGATGGAAAGACATTTTTGTCGCGAATGGAATTTACCATGACATCATGTACATGGATTTTACGGCATTCATTTCCGATCAGGCCAATGTCAAGAAAATTGTTGAAGAATCGGGAAGAGCAGATTTTAGGGATTTTCTCCCATACCTGCCGTCGAATCCTTTATCCAATTTCGCTTTTGTCAATAATCGAAACCTGCAGTTTAGCAGCGAAGCGGATGCACTTGGCCTGGGAGAAGCCTCCTTTAGCAATGGAGCCGCATATGGCGATCTGGATCTCGACGGAGATTTAGACCTGATCGTCAACAATGTGAATATGCCCGCTTTCATCTACCGCAACAATAGCGATAGCCTCAAAAAGAACCATTTCCTCAAAATCAATTTTAAAGGACGGAAAGAAAATCCTTTAGGCATAGGAGCAAAAGTAAAAATCACCCATGCCGGTGAAAAACAGGAACTTCAGCACTACACCGCAAGAGGTTTTGAAAGTTCTGTTGAGCCAGGTCTTTTGTTTGGCTTGGGAAAAAATACCCAAATAGATGAACTGGAAGTGATCTGGCCCGATAGGAAGAAAGAAGTCCTGAAAAATCTTAGGGCTGATCAGACCATTGTTCTACAACACGAAAACGCTACAGAAGATTTTAGACCAGCAAACACAAAAAGTAAAAGCTTATTCACGGAGAATAGTAGTATGACATTCCCCGAAAAAGCCATGCACACAGAAAATATATATAACGACTTCAATCATGAACTCCTGCTTCCCCATATGCTATCGACAGAAGGACCAAGACTCCTCAAAGGAGATGTAAATGGCGATGGAAGGGAAGATGCTGTTTTATTAGGAGCTGCGGGAGATCCCGATAAACTCTATATCCAAAATACCAGCTCAAGTTTTCGTTTCAGTCCCCAGGAAGCCTTTGAAATGGATAAGGGCGTAGAGAGTACAGGAGGGGCTCTGGCAGATATGGATCAGGATGGGGATCTCGACCTTTTATTAGGTGCGGGAGGAAATGAATACACAAAGGGAATTCAAAATTTTCTTCTGCGCTATTATGAAAATGATGGTAAGGGGAACTTTAGCAAACAAAAAGAAAAGACTCCACCAGCGGGAGGAAATACTTCTTGTATAGAAGTTGCAGATTTTGATGCTGATGGAGATATGGATGTGTTTATAGGAGGAAGGCTTGTTCCCGGAAATTATGGGCTCAAACCTCGGAGTTTTCTCTTGAGGAAAGATCCCACTGGTTGGACAGATATTACGACAGAATTTCTGGGAGGACTGGGTATGATCACGGATGCAGTTTGGGTGGATCAGGATCAGGACAATGATTTGGATTTGGTGGTGGTTGGTGAATGGTTGGGCGTGACTTTGCTGAAAAATGAAGGAGGGAAATTGCAACCTCCAGCGATGATCCCCAATAGCCTGGGCTGGTGGAATTGTATCGAAAAAGCAGACCTCGACGGAGATGGTGATGAGGATTTTGTATTGGGGAATTGGGGACTGAATAGCAAGTTTCAGGCAAGCCCGGATCGCCCCCTGAGCATGTTTGTCAAAGACTTTGACCAAAATGGTAAAAGCGAATTTGTCATCAACTGGTTTCCCCCGCTGGATGATAAAGCCTATCCTTTTGCAACAAAAGGAGATATTACCACTCAACTACCGCATCTCAAAAGAAGCAACCTCAAATTTGAAGAATACGCTCATAAAACCTTTTCTGATCTGTTTTCAGAAGAAGAAGTACGTGGCGGCCTGGCTTATAAAGCAGATTATCTACAATCGGCTATTCTTTGGAACGAAGCCAATGGAACACCAAAATTGCAAGCCTTGCCGATAGAAGCTCAGGTTTCTCCCGTTTTTGGAATCGCCATAGCAGATATGGATGGCGATGAACATTTGGACATAGTCCTGGGAGGAAATTTTTATGCCCTGAAGCCAGAAGTGGGCAGGCAGGATGCAAACTTTGGCGTATTTCTAAAAGGAAATAGCAGCAAGGATTTTCAATACCTGAGCCCAGAGGAGAGTGGGATATATTTGAGAGGAGAGGTGAGAGATATGAAGGTATTTAAGGGAAAGGATAATAAACCCTTACTCATGGTAGCCCGCAACAATGATGCGGTCCTTACTTTTAAAAGAAACTAA